Proteins encoded within one genomic window of Falco biarmicus isolate bFalBia1 chromosome 14, bFalBia1.pri, whole genome shotgun sequence:
- the LOC130158903 gene encoding adhesion G-protein coupled receptor G4-like, which yields MEELEIVASKISDITRLADMSMTLAETILSILNYILLQEKDQNIRKMTNSILKTTEEIGYKVTYTERQASVITTSLALLVMHPDPSVFGGLAFGVTSYNRGMDLKINVQENPFKKAMASVFLPKSLKKFLGIEHADPDKHSKIQFKFFGTTSLFVVTTTPNEC from the exons ATGGAAGAATTAGAAATCGTTGCAAGTAAAATTTCTGATATCACAAGGCTTGCAGATATGAGCATGACACTTGCAGAGACTATATTGTCTATACTAAACTATATTTTGCTGCAAGAAAAAGATCAGAACATTAGAAAAATGACCAATAG TATCCTGAAGACAACTGAAGAGATAGGCTACAAGGTGACTTACACAGAAAGACAGGCGTCTGTTATAACCACCTCCTTGGCTTTGCTGGTGATGCACCCAGATCCCAGCGTGTTTGGAGGGCTGGCCTTTGGCGTTACCTCCTACAACAGAGGCATGGATCTCAAG ATCAATGTTCAAGAAAACCCATTCAAAAAGGCCATGGCCTCGGTGTTTTTGCCAAAATCACTGAAGAAATTCCTAGGGATCGAGCACGCTGACCCAGACAAGCATTCAAAGATCCAGTTTAAGTTTTTTGGCACTACTTCACTCTTTGTGGTAACTACGACTCCTAACGAATGCTAA